One window from the genome of Pleurodeles waltl isolate 20211129_DDA unplaced genomic scaffold, aPleWal1.hap1.20221129 scaffold_37, whole genome shotgun sequence encodes:
- the LOC138276105 gene encoding zinc finger protein 420-like, producing MAHQEAQTWAVDKYIPDPQTLTTKNKSYTFSESFSFSPQLKHHQKTHTEKNPFKSSECVKSISQLPELQSHQQTRRGEKPYKCSECEKSFSRLSVLKKHQRTHTGERPFKCSECGSTFSYASSLGIHQRTHTGEKPFKCSECLKSFSQLLHLQRHHQTHTGEKPYHCTECGSSFSDSSQLRIHQRTHTGEKPFKCSECAKCFSMSSHLRRHQQAHTGEKPFKCSECAKCFSMSSQLQRHQRTHTGEKPFKCSECAKCFSMSSQLQRHQRTHTGEKPFKCSECGSAFIYSSSLRIHQQTHTGEKPFKCNECAKCFSMSSHLRRHQRTHTGEKPFKCSECAKCFSMSSQLQRHQRTHTGEKPFKCSECGSTFTYSSSLRIHQQTHKEEKTFKCSECLKSFSQLSNLKRHQRTHTGEKPFKCSECGSTFSCASSLVIHQRTHTGEKPFKCSECLKSFNSSSLRIHQRTHTGEKPFKCSECGRTFSYASSLETHQRTHTGEKPFKCSECGRTFSYASSLETHQRTHTGEKPFKCSECGKSFSKVSHLHRHQRTHTGENP from the exons atggctcatcaggaagcACAGACTTGGGCTGTAGACAAATATATACCCGACCCACAGACACTAACCACGAAAAACAAATCATACACATTTAGTGAGAGCTTTAGTTTCTCACCTCAATTAAAGCACCATCAGAAAACTCACACAGAAAAAAACCCATTCAAgtccagtgaatgtgtgaagagcatcAGTCAATTACCAGAATTACAGAGCCATCAGCAAACACGCagaggggaaaaaccatacaagtGCAGTGAATGCGAGAAGAGCTTTAGTCGACTATCAGTTCTAAAAAAGCATCAACGAACACACACCGGGGAaagaccattcaagtgcagtgaatgtggcagcACTTTTAGTTATGCTTCATCATTAGggattcatcagcgaacacacacaggggaaaaaccatttaagtgcagtgaatgtttaaagagctttagtcaattattacacctccaaagacatcatcaaacacacacaggggaaaagccataccATTGCactgaatgtggaagtagttttagtgattCTTCACAACTCaggattcatcagcgaacacacacaggggaaaaaccattcaagtgcagtgaatgtgcaaaGTGCTTTAGTATGTCATCACACCTACGAAGACACCAGCaagcacacacaggggaaaaaccattcaagtgcagtgaatgtgcaaaGTGCTTTAGTATGTCATCACAATtacaaagacatcagcgaacacacacaggggagaaaccattcaagtgcagtgaatgtgcaaaGTGCTTTAGTATGTCATCACAATtacaaagac accagcgaacacacacaggggagaaaccattcaagtgcagtgaatgtggcagcgcttttatttactcttcatcattaaggattcatcagcaaacacacactggggaaaaaccattcaagtgcaatgAATGTGCAAAGTGTTTTAGTATGTCATCACACCTACGAAGAcaccagcgaacacacacaggggaaaaaccattcaagtgcagtgaatgtgcaaaGTGTTTTAGTATGTCATCACAATTACAAAGAcaccagcgaacacacacaggggaaaagcccttcaagtgcagtgaatgtggcagcACTTTTACTTACTCTTCATCATTAAGgattcatcagcaaacacacaaagaggaaaaaacattcaagtgcagtgaatgtctgaagagctttagtcagttatcaaacctaaaaagacatcagcgaacacacacaggggaaaagccattcaagtgcagtgaatgtggcagcACTTTTAGTTGTGCGTCATCATTAGtgattcatcagcgaacacacacaggggaaaaaccattcaagtgcagtgaatgtctgaagagcttta actcttcatcattaaggattcatcagcgaacacacacaggggaaaagccattcaagtgcagtgaatgtggcagaACTTTTAGTTATGCTTCATCATTAGAGACtcatcaacgaacacacacaggggaaaagccattcaagtgcagtgaatgtggcagaACTTTTAGTTATGCTTCATCATTAGAGACtcatcaacgaacacacacaggggaaaaaccattcaagtgcagtgaatgtgggaagagctttagTAAGGTATCACACCTACATAGACATCAGCGCACACACACGGGAGAAAATCCTTAA